The nucleotide window GGCTGCATGCCAGCTGGTGCTTATCTGCTCTCTAGTGCTTTACTTTGCTAAAAGTTGAAAATGGTGTTGTTTCACACCAGCCAGTAATGATGAGACGTGATTTGTTGAAGTTGTAACACTTTCATATAGTTCAGATCTTGGAGTTATTAGTCAAATCACctgaagaaaaaagatttctacgttttattttggaataatttctttcctgtgaTATATTAGCTGATATACAGTGGTACTGCATTCATTTGACAGTTCTGATATGTaacacattttaataaaatatctttaatcATCTTGAAATTGCCATATAAAGTATATTATACTGTGACTTGACTACTACTTTACAAGAGCATCATGCAAACAGGGCTGAACTCCCATAAGGCTCCACTGACTGTAATAAACTTTGGATCAGGCCCATATTCCCTGATGTCAAAGTCTCAGGGAAAGTACTTTAAGGCCTCTCTAATAGCCCCTTTCATCTGTTACAATGCAAGAAAAATGCATTgctcttaaatatttttgataaaaTATATCTCACAATGTTGTCATAGTGTTGTCAGTAGGAGAAAAGCAAGTGTTTTCAAGTACTGATTAGAGAAATGCACTCTAGGGTTTAAAACCTTTTGAAATGCAATGTATATATTCCTTTCTAATGTTTAGAACTTGTGGAGTAAGTCTTCACAGCTGAAGTTAACTTTTATCTTCATTTGGTCACATAGAGCCATTCACAATTTTTCTATGATCCAAAGCACGTACATAGTTGTTTAAGTAGCACAAACAACAGAAATCTTacttaaaaatgtttattgtAAAAAACTGGCTAGAAAACAACATCAATTTCACTTCATACTTTCTTCAAGTTATCTATAGATGCTGCTATGGGCAACAATTTGCTTTCATTCATAACACATTCaatcatataaaaataaaaatatttacattatgTCAACATATTTTACAAAATCATCAATAAAAAAGGCACTTGGAGGGGTAATGCTGAAAATATTGCATTTCCtttgtgcatttaaaaaaaataattgtaaaacTCCCGTGGATCCCCTCTCTTGCACTTATTCCcgtttttttaaaacaaaaatgaagtttAGTGGAACTATTCCATATTAAAGGATGGTCAAGCATGCACCAGGAATGTTTGAAGctacagtatttttaaaatgtatttatttttaaggcacATGCAGttatttttgtggcttttaatttttttgtacaTTCTCTTatagtttttttccctcttttaatTATGCAGTTTTAAAGCATTTCAGGTCATTAATGAAGGCCTTGACtcctaataaaataaaaaaaaaaaaacacagcaatgaaTAATATTAAACATTTACTAAGGTAAACTTGGAATACTTTTTAAGGCACCTGAGATAAATGGTGTCTAGCAAAATTCACTTGGGTagtatttttgttaaaatttccACTTAAAATACTGTTTCTTTGGTTGAAATGGCTTGGCAGGAATGTATTGTTAACTTTGAAGCCTTTTCTAAGCAAGAACAGACGACCTACATTTGGCTTCATCTATAAAGAAAGCTGATAATGCTTCTTCCTTTAGATCTACTTGAAATGTCATGCATGGCGTCTTTCCCCCTATTTCAGAATTCACACTTAAGAATGCAAATGTATGGCAGAACAGAAACTACTTAAAGCTCATTTCTACTGACATTCTAAGTTCCTCCTCTcgtttatttgtttgcttgtttggtggtgtgttggtttggtttctttgttttttggtttggtttttttatttttggctgAAAAGTAGACGAGAAAACGCCTTTGGATTTCCACTTATCATTTGGAACAGAAGTGGAGAAATGCATCAAGTCCAGGTAAACATTGACTGCATGAATCAGTGTGCTACACAGCAGCCAGATTCCTCATGTTTGTGCAGAAGAGACATTCTGGAGAAAGTTTTGGAGCAATTTTTGCACTGGTATTTCTTCACATCTGAGTGGGTCTGCAGATGAGCCCTCAGATTGGATCTGTCTGCAAAAGCTCTGTTGCAGTGAGGACAGGAAAATGGCTTCTCTCCTACAAAGAAAACATCAAGAGAAAAATAGgataaatctttaaaaaaagaaaaaaaaataaggtacAAGTTTGGGACAAGTAAAACCTGCTTTTAtcctaagggaaaaaaaaaaaaaaaaagaacaaagaagaattgttataagaaaaaaaatgtctaaTAAAAAGTTAATCAGGCCACAGATATAGCAGCtttcagcactgctggctctTTTGCAGAACCTCAGTCTGTTGAGAATATGTTGTGAAGAGCAGTCCCTGAAAACAAGCTGCTGACACTGTCTGCATCTACAGGTGCATACAGTACCTTTAGACTCTGCTCAATccaacattttcaaaaatgttcATAGAACATTTTCTGCTGAGTGTTGTGTGAATTACTGGGGAACAAGGGCTTTGtctgaaaagcagcaaacaTCTGTACAGACATTACATTGTACCCAGTGTTATACTCAAAGCCCATTTTTGCCTCAatagaaaaaacccaaccacgTTGCTGATGATGGGTTTCTAATTCTTAAGGACTTGAGGCAGCGCATACAAAACCTGCCAGCTGCTTCAGGAGTCAGAAAGCAGCCCCTCATGCATTGCCTGTTTTTTGCTGCCTGATTTCAGAGTCAGCTGGAGCTTTCTCAAAATTATCAATTTCCAAAGCCTGAAAGTTAACATAAAATCCTTAAAGCAAAAGTTTCAGCTAGTGGAAATTGTCTAAAACATCCTAAAATTATCAAGGAAGCAATGCTGATTTATGCCAGTATCTGGCCTGCAGTTATGGGAACATGCTAAACCCCCCCACTCCcaccttccccctctcccttcAAGAGGGAGAATTTAACGTTTTAATGATTCATTTGAAAATCTGTGGATGCATTTCATCTGTGGAGAAACGATGTTGGTTTTTCCACCTGtggagaaaaacagcaaaaaggcACCCCGATGTTATAGCAACAAGAAACTGCAAATGTAAGGCTCGCTCTTACCAGTGTGAGTTCTAATGTGTCCTTGAAGTAGCCAGGGTCTAGAGAAAGCCTTGCCGCAGATCTTGCAGACACAAGGTAGCGTGTGGGTCCTGATGTGCATCTTAAGCGCTCCCAGGCTGACATACTCCTTGTCACAGTACTTGCAGCTGAAGGATTTCCTAGACTGGGCATCACAGTGCAGCTGCTTGTGTTTGGCCAACCCAGAGAAAGTCGAATAGGTCTTGTTGCACAAACTGCACTGGAACTTTTCAGCTTCGATTGCATGAGGGTCTGAAAGCTTTGACTGGATTCTCTCTTCTTCATCGCTAATGGGGCTTTCTGAACCGCTGTGATCTTTGGAGGAGGTGTCAGAAGGTGGAGGTGGGCTGACTCTTCCCAAAGATGAGGGGTATCCAGAAAGTGGAGAGAGGTCATTGGGTAATGGAGACGGTAGCAGCCCAGTTGTAGTCCACACAGTAATGGGATTGTAAGCTACTGAGCTCAGGATCTCTGGCTGTGGTATGATAGGGACGGGATAGCTTTCGTACAGGTATGGGGATATAATCACTGGAGAGAGAAGAACATTTTAAGATAAGAGAatcaaaatgtatttcaaaaagcagcaaaattaaCACTTTGACGATTAAAAGCTGCACAAATGAAACACTCAGTAAGGTAATCTGACTATAAGGGGGATTCAGGAAATACTGTTTCATACATATATCCTGATGGGTAGACACAGTGCCCTTTAACAGGCAAATTACAGCTGGAGAGTCCCTTCAAGGCGGCATGCTGCGTCTAAATCTGTGCAGCCTGATACAATGAAGCAGTGAAATTTCCTGAAGGATTTGAATAAAAGTTTCAATTCCACCACCAACAGATACAGAACAGGAAAACTCCAAACGCTTTCTAAGTAGCTTGGGTTCAAGGAGACGAGCAAACTTTCACGACACATTGTGGTCAGCACTGACATATTTCTCAAAACTCCCTCCTTGTAAGCAGGAGAAAATAGAGCAAGCAATGAGCTGACCCGTCCCcttcagcctgcagagcagtCCCACCCCTCCTCAGCACTGCCACGCCACGACCGCAGCCCCAGAAGCGCCGCGGTGGCACCCGATTTCGTTTTGTTACCTGTATGAGTGTCCAGCTCGCTGTAATTCGGCTTCTTGGATGAATTGAAATGCTTCTTGACCAGGAAGGAGCGTGGCATTTTGGACGCAGGCTTTGTGCTTCTCGCAGACTCTGTCCTTGCGGTGGCTGTGGCGGTGCGGGTGGCGCAGCGCAGGCACACGCGGTGTCACTGCGGGCGCATCGGtcccgctcccggtcccgctcccggTCCCTACGGCGCTGCCGGCCCCGCGCAGCCCATCCACTCCCGCTTGTGCAGTGGCAGTGCCGAGGCGCCTTGAAAAGTGCTGTAAATACCCACGAGTCAGGTGCAGGGGGGAAGGGTTTTCCGCTCCTCCAATCGCTTCGGGATGTTCTCAAGCACTTTTCCAAAGGGGCTGTTTTTCTGGgagggctctggggctgctggctcagggatCCAATCCCGCTCGGAGGGCTTGGTTCAGGTTTCAGCTCCTCCCGCTGGAGACAGCTGTGAACGGGGGAGAGAGCTCTCGCAGAGCGCGTTACCCTGCTCCGAAGTGGGGGGATGTGGCTCGCTAGAACTGCAGTCTACAAAAATGTATTGTTCAAAGTTCTTGAAAATAAAGGTCAGTTTACTGATTCAgttgaaatatatatatttgtttcctttctgaCAGAGAGCTGGCTAAGTCATAGGCACTgaaacttcattttcttcttccttccaccttccccctccttctccccttttctttctcctctttcccccttttctccttttcttcatttttattcttcttcctctttttgtttttcttttaaacgAGTCTGGTTTCCAGATGTTTGAGATGCGAATTACAGTGGGACAAACTGTTCACTAAGAGTAGAAGGggtaaacacacacacacacacacacacacacacacacacacacacacacacacacacacacacacacacacacacgacACTACAAGATAACAAGCTGGCCGGCAGACCTAATGGAAGGCTTTGTACTGAATGTATTCCTGCTACCTTTGAATTGTGCTTAGGAGAGGCTGGAGACAGGAGCCTGCCTCCCTAACCTGCACCCTTTCAGGCAGAAGGACCAGACAGATACTGCAAGTGAGTTCAAGGAGAGGGAGAAGCCCTGGGAGGATTATATTTCAGAGGAGGGTGATAGTCTTTATATAATATGCATACTGCTTCAGACTGCTCATATgaagaatattttctcttttactttaaaaatctgcAGAATGCAAAACCTCGACCTTTTCTTCCTTGGGAGTAGTTATGTCATTCCTTTGCCTACCCTCTTAGGACACTGCCAAGGAAATGTTCTTAATTATCCAAAGCAGTTAAAAGATGCATAGATAagcaaaccccccaaaattatAGACTGGGTAATCTAAATGTCTCTTAAATGCCCTTCTCCATTAGTATATTTTAGGACCTCTTGATTTCCTATGAAGGTATAATCTATGTTATGTATGTCATTTAAGATGAAAGTCTCTTAAATGTGCCACAGAGTGTTCTGGTTATCTAGATTGATTTAGAGGAGATATTTAGTCACAGATaggctttttaattttaaaatatttgcattttggaAATATGGACAGCTGAACGCTGGTAAATTTCTAACACAAATTACACTCTGATTGACTTTTGGTCTGCCCTccccaccccttccccccctcGTTGTGTATTACCTCCACCTGCCTGGGCACATACCAGCATGCCGTGCTGGTGTGACGCTGGAGCTTTTTCTCCTCTTGGGAGGAGGCGTGGAGGGTGTTTTACAGAGACCACCCCAGCCCGTTTCTGCAGCAGGTGTTGGAATAGatgtgaaggaaaagaaagaaaaaaaaagcccagtgGGTGTGTTAAGACATGCAAGAGCAAAGTGCTTTGTCAAGCTGCATGACTTCTTAATCTTGGGGAATACCAAAACAAGTGCAGGGAAAGTTAGCCATTTTAAAGAACTGATTAAAAAGATTAATCTGTTCATCATCTAGCTCTTGCGTCTGTTAGTGAAAGATGCCATATGAATTTCCAAGTGGCAGGGAACATAACCTGTCTatgggaggaaagggaaagtggCAAAGAAAGGAACTTTGCAGGTTACTTGCTTTGCAGCTGGGACAAAAGGAACAGAGGTGGTTTTTCCAGAAGAGAGAGCAGTGCTTGCAGAGACACAATCCATTACTTTCCTCATCTCCACAGAAATGGAGAAATCcacaaagcattttttaaaggtTTCATTTGTGGTCCTGCTTCCCTCTGAGCTCTGTTCCCTCTGACaagtccctgtcccctgccagctctgggaaagCATTGCATTTCAGGATGTGAGGCATTAGTCTGTATCTAAATAGTCTGTTACATGAGCTGTGATTCAGACCTTGAGCTGATTTAAGTTTGTGTGTTGAAATGAATGGAGCCATGCAGATTTTCACTGGCTCGAGATCTGttcttttgtgtgtttgttaAAAGTAAAGGGTCTGATTCACCAGTGAGGTTCTCCCTCTCGGGGCATTTTCACCAGCATAACACCGGAGTGATGCAGTTTAAATTAATTGCACTTATATAAATCACAGGAGCGTAAGCAGTTAGCCCACTGGCTGAGCTGATTGAAGGATGTTAGGAATTGGATAGAAGGCATGTTATTACATGGTTCTGAAAGGATATTAGCAGCACATACTACCTGAGTGAGGTCTGCTGTCAAAAAAAGGGAGAGTCTGCGTGAGGAGTGGGTGAGTCAGAGCAAACAGGTGTTGTGGGTGTTTACGGCAAATGTGGATGAGAGGGCACTTGGAGACGTGTGGCATCCATTGCAGGAAAGGCTACACAAAGGTCGAGTGCAGAATACAGGAGGTTTCCCCTCCTTGGAGGAGCCAGGGAGGTGTGGAGAGTGGCGGGTGACTCTGATTGATGGTCACGCTGCCTGCGGGCAAAGCCTTGCACCCACCTCTGAAAAATCAGGCCTACAGCTTCCCTCTCACATTTTACAAGTAGCTGGTCTTTTAGGGATTCTTTATGTTTTTACTTTGAAAGCTCACGTAAAGCTGTCTTGTTAATGCCACTGTGCTGCTAATTGCCACTCTGCAAAGTGCGTAGGAAATGATCCAAGCAATTCTGCTGCCTGAAACCTTGCCATGTGCTTTGCAGCAACTAAATGATTAAGACCAGAGCTTCAACCCTacagcagaaatgttttttaacATCAGGCCACTTGTTCCTGTCCACAGATAACAAACTGTGAGCTTCACTTTAGTCTCCCCATTTCAAACAGCTCCATCAAATCCCTGTCTTTGTCAGGCATTCTGAGAAGGGCAGTAACTTTGTTTTCTGGAAATGGAACAATGCCAGAATTATGTTTATTATCAAAGAGGGAAGAAGAGCCCAAACTAAGCTGTCAATAGCTTAGTTCTTCTCATGACAGCATTACTGTCCCTACCAAGCATCAATACTAGCAAGAGTGTGGAtcagaaaatgttaaatatcTGAATAAACCACAGCAGAATCAAGAAAAATAGTTTCAGAATATTAAATGAGTTATGTTGGATCACTGTTCCCATACTTCTCAGTCAGTATTCTTAATCATTTTGACTGCCGCGGAGTCCATGGAAGGCAGCATGGTGAGGTTTGGAAGAACCCCCAGGAGGCACTGAGCCCAGTGGAGCTTACCAAAAATAGCTCTGGAGGTTTATTGATGCAGGTGACGACTTCATTCTGGAAGAGGTAGAAGCTCAAGTAACTCACACCTACAGAATAGCTCTCGTAATTCATAAGCCTCCTACATTTCAAAGGAAAGTGTGAAATGGTtaatatggggaaaaaaaagtgggtttTCAATAGTCAGTTGAATGTGGAACATATCAACTCAGCTTCAGTGTTACCCTATGCTTTCATATTTCCCTCTTAGTGCTAGCTGATATATCCTGGAAAGTAAAGATGTGGTGTGACTTTCAGAAGCAGGAAAACTTTAGTAGCACTAGAAACTGAGCAGTTCTTCAAATGTGATTAGATTGGATGCCAGaggaaaataaacccaaaattaACAGAGTAGAGGGAAAACAATTAGGCAAGGGTATTCACTTCCATCATCCCAACATATGTGCCTTAAtacattttgaaacaaattcTAAGAATaccttttctttcacattttgaTCTTCTTTCCAAATACTTAACTGAGCTATCAGCAGAAATGGCAGCAAATTTAATGAAGTCATGTTAACTCCAGTCTTTTAGGCTCGAAGTTCAATAAGGTCACAATAAATCTGTGCATTTTAGAAGATTTTCCTCAGTCAAGTAAATAATCTCGGCATTTTGATGTTTTGCACcagtaaataaatttttttctaaaatcaaTAACTTTGCCAGAGTTTCGACATATTTTAGAGATTTTGATTTAACAGCAAAAGTCTGATTCAGTCTGAACTTTCTGATAAGTTAAGGCCCTTTGAAGTGTGTCTCTTAAAGAGCTATGCCTGcctgtattttatatatatctatatgaaaaaaattttccttaaacataaatttgcatttataaataatatatacaatataaacatctatttatatattattaataaatacaaaatgGTTCCTTTTGGATCAAGCAGTTCAAACAGTCCTGACTTCTGTGTGCCGCTCTCCTTCACACCTGTGTAGCTTCACCGACTTAAGAGGGGTCATTTTAGAGTCAAATTAGCCCATAATGAAGGAACCTGGTCATGGTTCAATTTTCCTACATTGTTTCTACATGAAGATATTTTAACAATGGGCCAAATTCCCCTGTCATTCCCATCTGTAATATCTCCACTGGCTGCAGCTGACCTATTTCAGACTTACTCAAGCAGAACTGCGATGCGATTCCGGTCCAATGAATACAGCCCTGTTTATGTGTGCAGTGCTGTAACAAGTATTGGTTACCCAAAAGTGTAACAAGTGTTGGTTACCCAAAAGTGTAACAAGTGTTGGTTACCCAAAAGTGTGTTACATCCCAGCCCAGGCCATCCCTCTGGAAGGCAACGCCGACCCTCCGGTACGCCGCCGCGTTGTTCATAGGAGGAACAAAAGGTTTGGGAACGCTGCCTCTGGATCCGGGGAGCGAAGCGAGGCTTGCCCGGCGTTGTGTGGTTGGAAGGAGAcacctgctgggcacagggatggatgCTCCGCCGGGACAGGGATGCTCCCCGAGCCAGCGCCGGGCCGGCCGCCCCACCGTGTGGCCAGCCCGGGAAATGGGGATGCTGCCGGCGCCGGGATGGTTACCGCGGCTAAATCGTGtccccgttttttttttttttttctttttttcctacgGCCGTCTATGACTTGTGTAGCTTTTCATCGTTATTGTTCACTGCCTGCAGCAAAGTGAGGCACAAAGGCATTGCATTAGAtttcctgctctgtgtgtgagCACCCAGCAGAGATCGTAGAATGGTTTGTattggaaaggatcttaaaaATCACCCAGTTTCAACCCTCCTGTCATGAACACATTtcactagaccaagttgctcagGTCCTCATCCAGCTTGcccttgaatacttccagggagGGGGTATCCACAACCTCTTTAGGCAACCTCTTCCAGTTAtattaaaaatttcttcctaatagctaatctaaacctaccctcttttagtttgaggccatttctcccttgtcctgtcactataaAACCCTCTAAAAATCCCTCTCTTTCTTGGAGTctccctttaggcactggaaggctgCTCCAAGGTCTGCACAGGGCCTTTTCTAAACACTTATTTGTCATGTATTGTACACACCACATTACAGTCTACAGCATCCTCACCAGGGGAAACAGAgtggcagacactgatctcttctctgtggtgaccagtgacaggacctgagggtcTAAATGGCCTGAAGTcatgtcaggggaggtttaggttagatattatTAAAATGTTCTTCACTTGGAGGGTGGttggacactggaacaggctccccagggaagtgctcTCAGCCCCAAGCCTGACAGAATTCAAGAAGTATTTGGACAATGCCCTCAAGCACATGatgtgatttttggggctgtccTCTGCAGCATAGTTAGTATTTCTGTTTCAGTAGAAAGTGATCATTTTGCTGTTTAAACAGAAGATGAGAACTGCTAGATTTGCTGCAGTGTCACTCTTCTGCTTCATCCTGAGGCATAAGCACCTTCTGCAAGCCCTGCTGCTTAAAACAGCAGTAGTGCTACAAGGCTGGTTCACCACCTGTATTGCCTATTCTTCATTCCCTCTCTAACTTCATCTCTTGCTTATACACTGGATTGCAGGCAGATGCTGCACTTGGCTATTCTTATAACTTCTTACATTGACTTTTAGAACTTCATCTTTCTCAAGGATCATTTGGAAGTTCCCATGGCCCCAGAGATTTCTGACAGTGCAGATCTCTCTTCTCCTGAGAACCAGCTTCTTTGCATTTAGAGTAGTactctgctcctggctctgttAAGCACAATAAAGACATCCTCTGCTATCTTTTTAGACAATAATTGTTGCCAGCTGCAGGCCTGGTGTCTGAAAGTCCTGTTTTGTCTTTATCTGTTATCGCAGCACTAGCTTTGAAGGCAGGCTGATGTCTGgagcctttttttatttcttcagcagtACCTGGCAAAAGACGTAATGCAGATTGCAAGGGACTGGGTGATTCAGCATGCCAAACCTATTTTCAATATTGCAACCAGAGGCTTTTTTTAGTTCCAGACAAATCAAGCAGTATATCTTAAGGATTAACACACAGTGACTTCTTTGCGGGGCTATGTCCCCTGATGGGAGGTTTCCCAAATATCCAAGAGATTTTTGAGGGCTTCCACCTTCATAAAAAATGCTAAAGActgcaaaaatggaaaaaaaaaaaaaaagccacagctGCCAACTCTGGTTTTCATGAGTTTGAGGGTGTCTGGGCTTTCTCTTCTCCCCACttccttcctcagcagctccaccaGACATGAGAGATGTCTGTAGTTTGAGTTTCTTACTAGCTCTTGTGAGAGCCTTCATCTGACTACAGTATGTGCTGGAGGAGTTGCTCTCCTTACAGCACATCTCTGTTAGGCTGCTGGAGAGGGCACC belongs to Taeniopygia guttata chromosome 2, bTaeGut7.mat, whole genome shotgun sequence and includes:
- the SNAI2 gene encoding zinc finger protein SNAI2, whose protein sequence is MPRSFLVKKHFNSSKKPNYSELDTHTVIISPYLYESYPVPIIPQPEILSSVAYNPITVWTTTGLLPSPLPNDLSPLSGYPSSLGRVSPPPPSDTSSKDHSGSESPISDEEERIQSKLSDPHAIEAEKFQCSLCNKTYSTFSGLAKHKQLHCDAQSRKSFSCKYCDKEYVSLGALKMHIRTHTLPCVCKICGKAFSRPWLLQGHIRTHTGEKPFSCPHCNRAFADRSNLRAHLQTHSDVKKYQCKNCSKTFSRMSLLHKHEESGCCVAH